From a single Nostoc sp. MS1 genomic region:
- a CDS encoding lipoxygenase family protein, with amino-acid sequence MSQIIKTEQQGHYRYHPIGLNHKGPARIFPYTGEDGALLYVVTKLREDALKQGKLSEPWSLLLKQFEQTIATIDKTWLDFSTILVDWEIFQSGWFNLYLPPNEQFNSSYVRERRELGQRLSAAKQAAETKTEIGQKRAIFYQSLERSAKAKKNQHPYIPTRPVASVIHERDGGLSDREFSRQRLAGDNPLVLRRVQPKDQALIQSWASHSNNVDLIASAAENRLFIAEYPLFKDLKVTDLQPGKYIGNPIALFHRSQQGLEPILIELEKGRVVTPAFVGGGADDWTRAKLYVQSADAAHHELFSHLSYTHLAMEVFAIATPRQIPSNHPFYQLLNPHLQFLLAINQRGNQILLQEGSAISSLMAPVGQVSLELMNKAYREKVFWDYALPNDIEHRGIETKFLAEYPYRDDALLLWEAIAKYTSSYLKRYYADDKAVLKDIYLQAWADELSAPLNTRPKSEFPQLPAWCPTELAIATGLQPQELPTYPRVPGFTKITSLQQLIDIATIIIFTCGPQHAAVNFSQFDYLGYVPNAPFALYSHPDTSASMSELLPPADKELKQMELTFALNGISWGKLGSSELIRFNNRGDRQILSQFQSELTEIESKIRLRNHKRLVATGVDYPYLLPSRIPNSINI; translated from the coding sequence GTGTCTCAAATTATCAAAACTGAGCAACAAGGTCACTACCGCTATCATCCTATAGGGTTAAATCACAAAGGCCCGGCGCGGATATTTCCCTACACGGGAGAAGATGGGGCGCTGCTCTATGTTGTGACAAAATTACGAGAAGATGCTTTAAAGCAGGGAAAGTTGTCTGAGCCTTGGAGTTTGCTTCTCAAGCAGTTTGAGCAGACGATCGCTACAATAGACAAAACTTGGTTAGACTTTTCTACAATCTTAGTAGACTGGGAAATCTTTCAATCTGGATGGTTCAATCTCTACTTACCACCCAATGAACAATTCAATTCTAGTTATGTGCGAGAACGTCGGGAATTAGGACAAAGGCTTTCCGCCGCCAAGCAAGCAGCAGAAACAAAAACTGAGATTGGACAAAAAAGAGCGATATTCTATCAATCCCTAGAAAGAAGCGCTAAAGCAAAGAAGAATCAGCATCCTTATATTCCCACCCGTCCGGTAGCTAGTGTAATTCATGAACGGGATGGGGGTTTAAGCGATCGCGAATTTAGTCGGCAAAGATTAGCAGGAGATAACCCACTGGTACTACGGCGAGTCCAGCCAAAAGATCAAGCCTTGATACAATCTTGGGCAAGTCACTCTAATAATGTAGATTTAATTGCCTCAGCCGCCGAAAATCGCTTATTTATTGCTGAATACCCTTTATTCAAAGATTTAAAAGTTACAGATTTACAACCAGGTAAATATATAGGTAATCCAATTGCCCTATTTCATCGTTCACAGCAGGGATTAGAACCAATCCTTATAGAATTAGAAAAAGGGCGTGTAGTTACTCCAGCTTTTGTTGGCGGTGGTGCAGATGATTGGACAAGAGCCAAACTTTATGTGCAGTCGGCAGATGCAGCCCATCATGAGTTATTCTCTCACCTCAGCTATACTCATTTAGCAATGGAAGTGTTTGCGATCGCTACTCCTAGACAAATACCTAGTAATCATCCCTTTTATCAATTACTCAATCCTCATCTGCAATTTTTACTAGCAATTAATCAACGTGGTAATCAAATCCTTTTGCAAGAAGGTTCAGCTATTAGTTCCCTGATGGCTCCTGTAGGGCAAGTATCATTGGAGTTGATGAATAAAGCTTACAGGGAAAAGGTGTTTTGGGATTACGCCTTACCTAATGACATCGAACACCGGGGAATTGAAACGAAATTCCTGGCTGAATATCCTTACCGAGATGATGCTTTGTTATTGTGGGAAGCGATCGCCAAATACACCAGCAGTTACCTAAAACGCTACTATGCAGATGATAAAGCTGTATTGAAGGATATCTACTTACAAGCTTGGGCAGATGAACTCAGCGCACCTTTAAACACTCGTCCTAAATCAGAGTTTCCCCAATTACCAGCTTGGTGTCCAACCGAATTGGCGATCGCCACTGGACTCCAACCCCAAGAATTACCTACATATCCCCGCGTTCCTGGCTTTACTAAAATCACCAGCCTGCAACAACTCATAGATATTGCCACAATCATCATTTTCACCTGTGGCCCCCAACACGCAGCAGTTAATTTTAGTCAGTTTGATTATTTGGGTTATGTACCCAATGCACCGTTTGCCCTTTACAGCCATCCCGATACATCAGCCAGTATGTCAGAATTGCTACCGCCAGCCGATAAAGAACTCAAACAAATGGAGTTAACTTTTGCCTTGAATGGGATTTCTTGGGGAAAATTAGGTAGTTCCGAGTTAATTCGGTTTAATAATAGAGGCGATCGGCAGATTCTTTCACAATTCCAAAGCGAATTAACAGAAATTGAAAGCAAAATCAGACTCCGCAATCACAAACGCTTAGTAGCCACTGGCGTAGATTATCCTTATCTACTACCTTCCCGCATCCCCAACAGTATCAATATTTGA